The following are encoded in a window of Manihot esculenta cultivar AM560-2 chromosome 8, M.esculenta_v8, whole genome shotgun sequence genomic DNA:
- the LOC110621172 gene encoding E3 ubiquitin-protein ligase RHF2A isoform X3: protein MMMLAAFVLKNFVKVILQRCQRSSQCPMCLQSINLKDPTSQELLEAVERERNFRAAPSRNATIFRHPTLGDFELQHLPVGASDSDLEERIIQHLAAAAAMGRTHHFSRRDVQRNRQSSHGRPHFLVFSTHPGAPSSGHVSSSPTEVGGENEPAAVSVANPSSPIAFCGDPPPQQNLQFPSAVMDQGSSASGSAIMRTNHQGMSFNNRTASHSSSPNEDRGGPSEFQSFSESLKSRLNAVSMRYKESISRSTRGWKERLFSRSSSDLGSEIRREVNAGIASVSCMMEHLETGDNSRANQVSVPTRSTDYSVAERSNQNNANTGRQSPLNESNTLASCAASPAST from the exons ATGATGATGCTTGCAGCATTTGTCTTGAAGAATTTTGTGAAAGTGATCCTTCAACG GTGCCAGAGAAGCTCCCAGTGTCCCATGTGTTTGCAATCTATCAATCTGAAGGATCCCACAAG TCAAGAATTGCTTGAGGCAGTAGAGCGGGAGAGGAACTTCAGGGCTGCTCCATCCAGAAATGCCACTATATTTCGTCATCCTACTCTTGGCGATTTTGAATTGCAACAT CTACCAGTTGGTGCAAGTGATTCTGATCTTGAAGAGCGAATTATCCAGCACttggctgctgctgctgctatgGGAAGGACCCACCACTTCAGTAGAAGAGATGTCCAAAGGAATAGGCAATCTTCCCATGGTCGTCCACACTTTTTGGTATTTTCTACTCATCCTGGTGCACCGTCTTCTGGCCATGTTTCTTCTTCACCGACTGAGGTGGGAGGGGAAAATGAACCGGCTGCAGTTTCTGTAGCTAATCCATCATCTCCAATTGCATTTTGTGGGGATCCACCACCACAACAAAACCTACAATTTCCTTCTGCTGTGATGGACCAAGGTTCCTCTGCATCTGGATCTGCCATCATGCGTACCAATCATCAAGGAATGTCCTTTAATAATCG TACTGCTAGCCACTCTTCATCACCAAATGAAGACAGAGGAGGCCCATCAGAATTTCAGTCTTTTTCCGAGTCTTTAAAGTCTAGACTTAATGCAGTGTCAATGAG ATACAAAGAATCTATTTCGAGAAGTACAAGAGGGTGGAAGGAGAGGCTGTTCTCTCGTAGCAGTTCAGATCTTGGTTCTGAAATCCGGAGAGAAGTAAATGCTGGAATTGCAAGTGTATCTTGTATGATGGAGCACCTTGAAACCGGAGATAATAGTAGGGCTAACCAAGTCTCTGTACCAACTCGTTCAACTGATTATTCAGTTGCTGAAAGGAGCAACCAGAATAATGCCAACACTGGTAGACAGAGCCCTTTAAATGAAAGCAATACACTGGCTTCCTGTGCTGCAAGCCCAGCTTCTACTTAG
- the LOC110621172 gene encoding E3 ubiquitin-protein ligase RHF2A isoform X1: METKKPETHMTSAVAFVEGGIQDSYDDACSICLEEFCESDPSTVTNCNHEYHLQCILEWCQRSSQCPMCLQSINLKDPTSQELLEAVERERNFRAAPSRNATIFRHPTLGDFELQHLPVGASDSDLEERIIQHLAAAAAMGRTHHFSRRDVQRNRQSSHGRPHFLVFSTHPGAPSSGHVSSSPTEVGGENEPAAVSVANPSSPIAFCGDPPPQQNLQFPSAVMDQGSSASGSAIMRTNHQGMSFNNRTASHSSSPNEDRGGPSEFQSFSESLKSRLNAVSMRYKESISRSTRGWKERLFSRSSSDLGSEIRREVNAGIASVSCMMEHLETGDNSRANQVSVPTRSTDYSVAERSNQNNANTGRQSPLNESNTLASCAASPAST; the protein is encoded by the exons ATGGAGACCAAGAAACCTGAAACTCATATGACATCAGCTGTAGCTTTTGTGGAAGGAGGAATTCAGGATTCCTATGATGATGCTTGCAGCATTTGTCTTGAAGAATTTTGTGAAAGTGATCCTTCAACG GTGACTAATTGCAATCACGAGTATCATCTCCAGTGCATCCTTGAATG GTGCCAGAGAAGCTCCCAGTGTCCCATGTGTTTGCAATCTATCAATCTGAAGGATCCCACAAG TCAAGAATTGCTTGAGGCAGTAGAGCGGGAGAGGAACTTCAGGGCTGCTCCATCCAGAAATGCCACTATATTTCGTCATCCTACTCTTGGCGATTTTGAATTGCAACAT CTACCAGTTGGTGCAAGTGATTCTGATCTTGAAGAGCGAATTATCCAGCACttggctgctgctgctgctatgGGAAGGACCCACCACTTCAGTAGAAGAGATGTCCAAAGGAATAGGCAATCTTCCCATGGTCGTCCACACTTTTTGGTATTTTCTACTCATCCTGGTGCACCGTCTTCTGGCCATGTTTCTTCTTCACCGACTGAGGTGGGAGGGGAAAATGAACCGGCTGCAGTTTCTGTAGCTAATCCATCATCTCCAATTGCATTTTGTGGGGATCCACCACCACAACAAAACCTACAATTTCCTTCTGCTGTGATGGACCAAGGTTCCTCTGCATCTGGATCTGCCATCATGCGTACCAATCATCAAGGAATGTCCTTTAATAATCG TACTGCTAGCCACTCTTCATCACCAAATGAAGACAGAGGAGGCCCATCAGAATTTCAGTCTTTTTCCGAGTCTTTAAAGTCTAGACTTAATGCAGTGTCAATGAG ATACAAAGAATCTATTTCGAGAAGTACAAGAGGGTGGAAGGAGAGGCTGTTCTCTCGTAGCAGTTCAGATCTTGGTTCTGAAATCCGGAGAGAAGTAAATGCTGGAATTGCAAGTGTATCTTGTATGATGGAGCACCTTGAAACCGGAGATAATAGTAGGGCTAACCAAGTCTCTGTACCAACTCGTTCAACTGATTATTCAGTTGCTGAAAGGAGCAACCAGAATAATGCCAACACTGGTAGACAGAGCCCTTTAAATGAAAGCAATACACTGGCTTCCTGTGCTGCAAGCCCAGCTTCTACTTAG
- the LOC110621172 gene encoding E3 ubiquitin-protein ligase RHF2A isoform X2 codes for METKKPETHMTSAVAFVEGGIQDSYDDACSICLEEFCESDPSTVTNCNHEYHLQCILEWCQRSSQCPMCLQSINLKDPTSQELLEAVERERNFRAAPSRNATIFRHPTLGDFELQHLPVGASDSDLEERIIQHLAAAAAMGRTHHFSRRDVQRNRQSSHGRPHFLVFSTHPGAPSSGHVSSSPTEVGGENEPAAVSVANPSSPIAFCGDPPPQQNLQFPSAVMDQGSSASGSAIMRTNHQGMSFNNRYKESISRSTRGWKERLFSRSSSDLGSEIRREVNAGIASVSCMMEHLETGDNSRANQVSVPTRSTDYSVAERSNQNNANTGRQSPLNESNTLASCAASPAST; via the exons ATGGAGACCAAGAAACCTGAAACTCATATGACATCAGCTGTAGCTTTTGTGGAAGGAGGAATTCAGGATTCCTATGATGATGCTTGCAGCATTTGTCTTGAAGAATTTTGTGAAAGTGATCCTTCAACG GTGACTAATTGCAATCACGAGTATCATCTCCAGTGCATCCTTGAATG GTGCCAGAGAAGCTCCCAGTGTCCCATGTGTTTGCAATCTATCAATCTGAAGGATCCCACAAG TCAAGAATTGCTTGAGGCAGTAGAGCGGGAGAGGAACTTCAGGGCTGCTCCATCCAGAAATGCCACTATATTTCGTCATCCTACTCTTGGCGATTTTGAATTGCAACAT CTACCAGTTGGTGCAAGTGATTCTGATCTTGAAGAGCGAATTATCCAGCACttggctgctgctgctgctatgGGAAGGACCCACCACTTCAGTAGAAGAGATGTCCAAAGGAATAGGCAATCTTCCCATGGTCGTCCACACTTTTTGGTATTTTCTACTCATCCTGGTGCACCGTCTTCTGGCCATGTTTCTTCTTCACCGACTGAGGTGGGAGGGGAAAATGAACCGGCTGCAGTTTCTGTAGCTAATCCATCATCTCCAATTGCATTTTGTGGGGATCCACCACCACAACAAAACCTACAATTTCCTTCTGCTGTGATGGACCAAGGTTCCTCTGCATCTGGATCTGCCATCATGCGTACCAATCATCAAGGAATGTCCTTTAATAATCG ATACAAAGAATCTATTTCGAGAAGTACAAGAGGGTGGAAGGAGAGGCTGTTCTCTCGTAGCAGTTCAGATCTTGGTTCTGAAATCCGGAGAGAAGTAAATGCTGGAATTGCAAGTGTATCTTGTATGATGGAGCACCTTGAAACCGGAGATAATAGTAGGGCTAACCAAGTCTCTGTACCAACTCGTTCAACTGATTATTCAGTTGCTGAAAGGAGCAACCAGAATAATGCCAACACTGGTAGACAGAGCCCTTTAAATGAAAGCAATACACTGGCTTCCTGTGCTGCAAGCCCAGCTTCTACTTAG